One window of Daphnia carinata strain CSIRO-1 chromosome 7, CSIRO_AGI_Dcar_HiC_V3, whole genome shotgun sequence genomic DNA carries:
- the LOC130688122 gene encoding ATP-dependent DNA helicase DDX11-like isoform X1, with the protein MDVPEVFRFPFEPYPIQLDFMKNVYQCIEQGKLGIFESPTGTGKSLSLICGTLTWLTDHDQHKKFQLEKQLDILKKAAELEETSNPTTNELGEPRWFTLATKNVRNSHEQQQIMAELNKILQKEERIQKLKQRVQNIFSNALNHSELKFNVFAANAKKHLTSELVTLEDDDVLITDDSDEELPVEEPYEETLDDTKIIFASRTHSQISQFVQEVKKSPFGDSIRLIPLASRQQLCINEEITSLKNSTLMNERCLEMQKNRTSSTSVTDDGRPLKKAKKSSCHFRDQKRIQLLSDVSVTEIADIESLILSGKKQNACPYYAARSAINDAQLIVVPYATLLKKNTRESCGLKLRNSVIIIDEAHNLLDTISSLHTICIWGHQISQVHLQLLQYHHRYNARLSAKNVLPIKQLLFFLSCLMKFLGLHGKHEPNHQVALDDKSEGDEKIYECSKFCVEAGFDHINIHTLVEFCEKTKLHHKLLNFKPVTTEVTQISAFKRFVGKLQPERVQEDNALIGDPDRKGAGSSLMPIIEFMRCLRNADQDGRVLCVKKAHPSGGYLKYILLNPGSLFKDFVNEPRAVIVAGGTMQPINEFRFQLFGAAGSPQSRIATFSCDHIIPPDHVLPLVLTRGPSNKELDFSWANRSNLLDELANFLSNINQVVSGGVVCFLPSYDFENQVFEHWMRNNYVSKLENRKKLFREPKEAKEVEHVLAEYARSIRQFPNSSSKCGKNGAMLLCVVGGKLSEGINFSDDLARCVVVVGLPYANSQAVTLKEKMDYLNNNTANFLPAGEVRSPGQIYYESLCFKAVNQSIGRAIRHSKDYAVLILADHRYSRPNSISSLPGWINRHLKVCANFGPSLASIRKFLAMRKQGEADAHSISIQENALSGGKTDSTTYSHSESSS; encoded by the exons AATTAGGTGAACCTAGATGGTTCACTTTAGCTACAAAAAATGTTAGAAATTCTCATGAGCAACAGCAAATCATGGCCGAACTGAATAAAATCCTACAGAAAGaggaaagaattcaaaaactgaaacagagagttcaaaacattttcagcAATGCCTTAAACCATTCTGAATTAAAATTCAATGTCTTTGCTGCAAATGCTAAAAAGCATCTAACTTCAGAATTAGTTACTCTGGAGGATGATGATGTCTTGATTACAGATGACAGCGATGAAGAGCTGCCAGTAGAAGAACCATATGAAGAAACG TTGGATgatacaaaaattatttttgcaagtCGGACACATTCTCAGATTTCTCAGTTTGTTCAAGAAGTGAAGAAAAGTCCCTTTGGAGATAGCATAAGACTAATTCCACTGGCTTCTCGTCAACAACTATGTATCAATGAAGAGATAACTAGCTTAAAAAACAGTACCTTAATGAATGAAAG ATGTTTGGAAATGCAGAAAAATAGAACGAGTTCAACGTCGGTAACCGATGACGGGCGACCActaaaaaaggcaaaaaaatcTTCGtgtcattttcgtgatcagaaGCGAATTCAACTCCTTAGTGACGTATCTGTAACCGAAATAGCTGATATTGAAAGCTTAATActttcaggaaaaaaacagaatgcGTGTCCGTATTATGCAGCCCGAAGCGCTATCAATGACGCCCAG TTGATTGTTGTGCCGTATGCGAcattattaaagaaaaacacgagAGAATCATGTGGTTTGAAGCTTCGTAATAGCGTTATAATTATC GATGAAGCTCACAACCTACTTGACACTATTAGTTCTCTTCATACAATCTGTATTTGGGGTCACCAGATAAGTCAAGTTCATTTGCAGTTGTTGCAATACCATCACAGATATAACGCTCGTCTTTCAGCGAAAAATGTGCTACCCATCAAACAACTACTTTTTTTCCTATCTTGTCTCATGAAGTTCCTCGGTCTACACGGAAAGCATGAGCCCAATCATCAAGTTGCTCTTGACGATAAATCTGAAGGGGatgaaaaaatttatgaatgCTCAAAATTCTGCGTTGAAGCCGGTTTTGATCATATAAACATACACACACTTGTTGAATTTTGCGAAAAAACCAAACTTCACCATAAGCTACTTAACTTCAAGCCGGTGACAACTGAAGTAACTCAAATTAGtgctttcaaaagatttgtaGGAAAACTACAGCCAGAGCGCGTACAAGAGGATAATGCGCTTATAGGGGATCCTGATAGGAAAGGCGCAGGTTCGAGTCTTATGCCAATCATAGAATTTATGCGATGTCTTCGCAATGCTGATCAAGACGGAAGAGTTCTATGCGTTAAAAAGGCGCATCCATCAGGCGGTTACCTTAAGTACATTTTACTTAATCCGGGATCACTGTTTAAAGATTTTGTTAACGAACCCAG AGCTGTTATTGTCGCAGGCGGAACTATGCAACCCATCAACGAATTTCGATTTCAGCTCTTCGGTGCTGCCGGATCCCCACAAAGCAGAATTGCAACCTTCTCTTGCGATCATATAATTCCCCCCGATCATGTCTTACCATTGGTATTGACAAGAGGGCCATCTAACAAAGAGTTGGATTTTTCTTGGGCTAATCGAAGTAATTTACTGGATGAATTAGCAAACTTCCTCTCTAATATAAATCAg GTAGTTTCAGGGGGTGTCGTCTGTTTTCTTCCTTCGtatgattttgaaaat CAAGTATTTGAACATTGGATGAGAAACAATTATGTTTCGAAActtgaaaatcgaaaaaagtTATTCCGGGAGCCAAAAGAAGCAAAGGAGGTTGAACATGTATTGGCGGAATACGCTCGATCCATTAGACAATTCCCTAATTCATCTAGCAAATGCGGGAAGAATGGAGCTATGCTGCTCTGTGTTGTGG GTGGAAAGCTAAGTGAGGGAATCAACTTCAGCGACGATCTGGCTAGGTGCGTTGTTGTAGTCGGCCTTCCTTATGCAAACAGCCAAGCGGTaacattgaaagaaaaaatggattaTTTAAATAACAACACG gcGAACTTTTTACCAGCTGGAGAAGTAAGGTCCCCTGGCCAAATTTATTACGAATCTTTATGTTTCAAGGCCGTAAACCAATCTATTGGAAGAGCGATTCGGCACAGCAAAGATTATGCTGTTCTGATTTTGGCTGATCACCGGTATTCCCGCCCAAATTCTATATCATCACTGCCTGGTTGGATAAATAGGCATCTTAAAGTTTGCGCGAATTTCGGACCATCTTTGGCTTCGATCCGTAAG TTTCTTGCTATGCGCAAACAAGGAGAGGCTGATGCCCATTCAATTAGCATACAAGAAAATGCTTTATCTGGAGGGAAAACCGATAGCACAACTTACTCTCATTCTGAGTCATCGTCATAA
- the LOC130688123 gene encoding phosducin-like protein 3 isoform X1, producing MENPAEDTQWNDVLRQKGIIPPKPKEAEITEEQIENMVENVVKTYTSKEQKPEELDLDDLDSLEDELEEKVFLEYRQKRIAEMKASIKSNKFGEVLEITGKDYVQEVNKAGEGIWVILHLYKQGIPLSSLINEHFRNLAHKFPMVKFVKSLAGLCIANYPDQNLPTIFVYHNGDLKHQFIGASCFASGIKQDELEWMLSETGAFKTKIEKDPRPKIRDALFSQLNGGNTQSIDRRDYDDDSE from the exons ATGGAG aacCCAGCAGAAGACACCCAGTGGAATGATGTTCTTCGTCAAAAAGGGATTATACCACCTAAGCCGAAGGAAGCTGAAATAACTGAGGAACAGATTGAGAATATGGTTGAAAATGTTGTGAAAACTTATACATCTAAAG AACAAAAACCAGAAGAGCTAGATCTCGATGATCTAGATAGTCTTGAAGATGAATTAGaggaaaaagtttttcttgAATATCGGCAGAAGAGAATTGCAGAGATGAAAGCATCAATAAAGTCTAATAAATTTGGAGAGGTGTTAGAAATAACTGGCAAGGACTATGTGCAAGAGGTAAACAAAGCAGGTGAAGGGATTTGGGTTATTTTGCATCTGTACAAACAAGG GATTCCACTTTCTTCCCTGATAAATGAACATTTTCGAAATTTAGCCCATAAGTTTCCAATGGTGAAGTTTGTGAAAAGCCTGGCAGGATTATGTATAGCTAATTATCCAGATCAAAATTTGCCAACAATATTTGTTTATCATAATGGAGATCTTAAACATCAATTTATTGGAGCCAGTTGCTTTGCCTCAGGAATCAAACAAGATG AACTAGAATGGATGCTTTCTGAAACCGGagctttcaaaacaaaaattgaaaaggatCCCCGACCAAAAATCCGTGATGCACTCTTCTCACAGTTAAATGGTGGCAATACTCAATCAATTGATCGTCGAGATTATGACGATGACTCAGAATGA
- the LOC130688123 gene encoding phosducin-like protein 3 isoform X2: MNNPAEDTQWNDVLRQKGIIPPKPKEAEITEEQIENMVENVVKTYTSKEQKPEELDLDDLDSLEDELEEKVFLEYRQKRIAEMKASIKSNKFGEVLEITGKDYVQEVNKAGEGIWVILHLYKQGIPLSSLINEHFRNLAHKFPMVKFVKSLAGLCIANYPDQNLPTIFVYHNGDLKHQFIGASCFASGIKQDELEWMLSETGAFKTKIEKDPRPKIRDALFSQLNGGNTQSIDRRDYDDDSE; the protein is encoded by the exons aacCCAGCAGAAGACACCCAGTGGAATGATGTTCTTCGTCAAAAAGGGATTATACCACCTAAGCCGAAGGAAGCTGAAATAACTGAGGAACAGATTGAGAATATGGTTGAAAATGTTGTGAAAACTTATACATCTAAAG AACAAAAACCAGAAGAGCTAGATCTCGATGATCTAGATAGTCTTGAAGATGAATTAGaggaaaaagtttttcttgAATATCGGCAGAAGAGAATTGCAGAGATGAAAGCATCAATAAAGTCTAATAAATTTGGAGAGGTGTTAGAAATAACTGGCAAGGACTATGTGCAAGAGGTAAACAAAGCAGGTGAAGGGATTTGGGTTATTTTGCATCTGTACAAACAAGG GATTCCACTTTCTTCCCTGATAAATGAACATTTTCGAAATTTAGCCCATAAGTTTCCAATGGTGAAGTTTGTGAAAAGCCTGGCAGGATTATGTATAGCTAATTATCCAGATCAAAATTTGCCAACAATATTTGTTTATCATAATGGAGATCTTAAACATCAATTTATTGGAGCCAGTTGCTTTGCCTCAGGAATCAAACAAGATG AACTAGAATGGATGCTTTCTGAAACCGGagctttcaaaacaaaaattgaaaaggatCCCCGACCAAAAATCCGTGATGCACTCTTCTCACAGTTAAATGGTGGCAATACTCAATCAATTGATCGTCGAGATTATGACGATGACTCAGAATGA